The Lycium barbarum isolate Lr01 chromosome 4, ASM1917538v2, whole genome shotgun sequence nucleotide sequence GAACAATGATCAAGAACAACGAGGATTTGGAACAATTTCAATAGCAAGTCTAGTAATGCATGATTTAGGCGATCAATTTCAATGGTTATAATAGTGGGCAAGTGGTGGGAATTTATAAGATATATAGGCCGGTGGTAACTATGTACTTCTGTGATTCTCGCTCGTTCCAGCCGTTATATGGCTAACATTGTAGTTAAATTCCCGCATCTCTTAGAATCTGGATGTTGTTTGAGTTATCTCCTGTCCGGACACTATGAATTCCCAGATGAATCCCTGCTGACCGGTGCGAATGATGATATAAAAATTTCATTAATATCAAGTGTATAACTAATTACTCCTACTTAAAACCTAAATGTAAAACTGTCCAAAGTAAAAGTGCCACGTGTTCAAGTGAGTGGGGCTAATTCCTTAAGCTATAAATACATGCCTAAGATATCCAACATTTGACATACTAGCATtctttccttccttcaaattatGTCTTCCTCTAGCTACTACTTCTTTCAGTTTAGTTTTCTTCTAATCATATCCACTAATTGTCTAGCAAAAACCACTTTCCAGCCTAAAACTCTATTCCTTGCAGTTAAAAAAGACCCATCCACTCTACAATACATTACTCAAATTCACCAAAGAACACCTCTTGTCCCCGTTAAACTCGCCGTCCATCTTGGTGGTGAAAGCCTATGGGTAGATTGTGAGAAAGGTTACAAAAGTTCAACTTACAAACCAGCTCATTGTAATTCAAGGCAATGTGATTATGTAAAGTCAACGGCCTGTGGACAATGTGACGGAAAAAAACGGCCAGGTTGCAACAAAAATTCATGCATTAATGTTGTTGGAAATCCAGCTACAGAAACTCTCATGGTGGGTGGTGAAATCGCCGAGGATGTTTTATTGATCCGATCAGTTAACGGGTCCGTTCCAGGGCCCGTTGTAACTGTGCCAAAGTTTATCTTCAGCTGTGCCGAATCATTTTTAACGAAACGTCTTGGTAAAGATGTTAAGGGAATGGTTGGTTTTGGACAACATCGTCCAGCATCACTTGCTGCTCAATTTGCATCGGTTTTTCGATTCAGTAGAAAGTTTGCCATTTGCTTGAGTTCATCAACTGAACGAAACGGTGTAATTTTCATTGGTCATAGTCCTTATTTCTTTAGCCTTGCATTTGATGCATCGCGAGATCTTATCTATACACCTATCATTACCTACCAGAATTATATATACTTCAATCGGGACTCACCAGAATATTATATTCAAGTTTCTTCCGTTAAAATTAATGGAAGAAATTTGCCGTTAAATAAAACATTACTCACGTTGGACATTGAAAATGATAACCATGGAACAAGAATTAGTACGGCCGTTCCTTACACTGTATTGGAGGCTTCTGTTTACAGTGTTGTGAGCAAAGCTTTCATTAACGCGATGCCTAAAGATGTGCACACAGTCCCTGCAGTGCAACCTTTTAAAACTTGCTTTGATTCTTCTGCTATTGGTATGTCAAGGCTAGGTTACAATGCACCTGAAATTAATCTTGTTCTCCATAGACCAAATGTGTATTGGACAATAACAGGTGCAAACTCACTGGTAAAAGTTAGCGACGATGTTGTGTGCCTAGCCTTTGTTGAAGGAATCCAAACATTGGGACAAGCAATTGTCATCGGTGGGTATCAAATGCAAGAAAATCTTGTGGAATTTGATCTTGCGAGAAAAAGGATAGGTTTCAGTAACTCGCTCTTTTTCCGTCAAACTACGTGTTCAAATCACAACTATGCTTAGAGATTCGGCATTAATTTGCTCATGTTGACATAATAGTGGAACGGGTTTGCTGGGCTAGGAAAATgggttaattatttaattttatccttgcaattttaattttcttatttAGTTATTCAATAATCTTCATACTTTGATGATCTTTCAAATTAAGAATTAGGGTTGAAGTCTTCAAAAGATGTGATGATCTTTCATTAAATGAGTTACTACTATAATAAATTGTGTGCCATGTGAATAAAGCTGACTAACTTCATATTTAATCAGAGAAAGCTGTATTAGTACTGCAATGAGGTACAATGCTTTAAGTGCAGTGAGGGCCGGCCCTTCGGACGTGAGTTCGGCCGAACCCAATAACTTTTGtccgaatcatatatttgtattaaaatatttattaaatatgtacaaattattaattaacaacccaataactttaaagaattaaaactccgaacccacaagcttcggATCCTAGCTCCGCCTCTGAGTGCAGTCAACACTAACTTGGTTTTGCATTTTGATAAGTTTTCTATTTTTATATCAAAATCATCAAAACTCAGATCTCTATTACATGTGGATACTTTATACTATGTTGCAAGGTGTTTACGGTTTTGTGAGAAATCCATCCAAACCAAAAATCGACTTTTAAAGAAATTGACCTCATCCGGTTTGGTTGCAAATTTTGAAAAACCGAGaatatttgatttgatttgattttgttaAAGATAAatcaaagaaaaattaaatcaaaTCGACAAATTATATACACAATTTATATAGttatacataaaaaatatattaagttttaTTAATAACTTTAAATCTTTTGTATTGGTTTtcatcaaaattttatttttaccagTTATTTCATCTCTAATATAAATAGACTAATGAACTTTAGTACTCTTTAACCCCACTTCTTAAAAGAAAGACATGAATTCAAATCAATTTAGGGAAAGAAACAATTATGAGATTTTTATCtagatttttttatatttaaagcTTATAGATCTCAAGATAATCTCTCATTAATCTAAAGAAATTATAGTCACCATAATTAAAGGGTAATAAAAAATTATAAGTGGTAAAAAATGGAAAATTCGTTTTTAGttgtaagaagaagaaaaaagacaGAAATACCATTAAATTTCTTTAAAAttgaaaaatcgaaccaaacagATAATAACCAAATGAATAAATGTGTATTATATTTGGTTCCACTTGGTTTTTAATAATAGAAAATCAACTAAATTGACTTAGTTTTGATTTAATCAAAAATCAGACCCAAAAGACCCATAAACACCCCTAATTGCAACTTGGAGGAGGTTTGCACCTAAACAGCTCCCTCTTACCATCCCAAACCCCTTGTTGTTGGGTGTGCGAAATGTCCCACAAATTAAGTGATACTTGTAATGGTGTGGGAGAAAATTGTGTGGGTTTGACTCAAAATGGATAATAGTTAATATTACACCATGATAAGATTATTCATTTTTGGAATTTTTTACTGGTTGTAGCTTCTCTTAAGACATATTTATTAATAATAACTACCCTTTAATTTAATTATAAATAGTAactaaaatactttttaaatttatAACACATAGCTATATCAGTAACTTCTAGTTACTGGGCCAAATACACACGTAAAACACTCCCCCATATCCCCAAATACTACGCTTAACAGTTAGTCAATTAAATTCGTCAGATTCTCTCTCTATCAACATTATTCCTTGCCTTTTTTTTCTCCACTATCTTCCTTCACGTTTCATCATCTTCTAACCATTGTTGCGAAAATTGGGGAAGTTGTATTTGGATAGGTTTTTATATTCTATTAGTGTATTTTTGTTCATAATAACTTCCTATTTTCAAAGATTTTGAAGCGTAATCAACTTCCAatcctttcctttttcttctccaaTACCTTCCTTCACGATTCTTCATCTTCAAATCATTGTTGCGGAAATTGGGGAAAGTTGTGTTTGGGTAAGTTTTTTACATTCTATTAGTGTATTTTGTTCATAATTACTTCATGACAGATTTTTGTTCAGCTTCAGGTATGTGTTTTATTGATATTTATTAACGTATTTTCAAGTATTTATTTAACCATATGTTATTTCTTCATTATGCATTACACAGGAAGCAGTTCGTCGAAGATCCATGTGCCTATTTTTGACAAAAAATTTCCATTTGAGAAAGATCCCATAACCGGTCCACTTGATGTACAGCTTCTTAATCAATACCGTGCGTGGCTTCGTCAGGGATTACTTGTCAGGCACGATAACAAGTATGTTTTTTTATCCACAAGTACAAATTTTGTTTTTTGGGTCATCTTGTTCTTTTGTTCTAAGTCATGTTTAGCTGTTCTTTTGGTAGTTGTGtgtgttattattatttttttcttcataCACACCACTTTATTTGTCTCTCTGGATGTGTATGTGTTTTCGAGATTTCAAAACATAAGTGTTCTTTGGGTTTTTTGGTCATCTCGTTCTTTGTAAAACTTACTAGTATATCTTTTTTTAGTTGTTCTATTGGTAGTTATGtgtgttatgtttttttttttttggcagacATACTACTTTCTTTGTCTCtctgtatgtgtatgtgttttTGAGATATCAAAACATTAAGTGTTCTTTGGGTCATTTGGCTCTTTTGTTCTAAGTCATGTCTTGCTGAGTTTTGCGTGAAAAAATGACTTTTTTAAGCTGTTCTCTTGGTtcttggatttggtggatttttTTTTGTAGTTGTGTGTGTTATACTGTTATATTTCTTGTTTTTTCACACATACCATTTCCTTTGTctctgtatgtgtatgtgtatgtgttttTGAGATGAAAACAATTTTTGAGGATTTTGTTGCAATGTCTATCATGGTGTATGGTTCCCACAAGCCCCACTTAAAGCACACCCACACAGGACACAAGTACCTTTTTGGGGCTTGGATTATACTTCTTAATTATTAGCTTTCTTTGTTGTCTTGGTTATTCTACTTTACTAATCATTTTCTTAATTACTTGTTGTTTCACTCTTGTGTTCTCAGTATCTTCTTTGTGATTGGTAATAGTAATTCTCTTTATTCAAAAGTTCTTTTCTTCTGAGTTTTTTCCTATTACACAGAAGCTACAATGAGGTATTCCCAAAACAtaatggatgatgactatttatgtatttttcttttatagaaaGAATAAGGAAGACCATTACCAAAAGAAGATGGCCGTTTTTTAGCATGGGGGCGAGTACAATTTTGGCATCACAACTGTCGCCGATAAAAATTGGTTCTACCTTTTATCAATGCCTTGCCAACTCTGGAATGATGAGGTGCAATATAGCTAACCTATATACTTAGTTATTTTAAATACTTCATGTATTTTTTGGTGTTTTTAACTATTGTATTTAATGATTGCAGCACATTGACGTCATTTTCTACTACTTTCAAAAGAAAGGCAAGTATGACAAAAGGACTAATTACAAATTCACTACGGTGGACTGTGTATTCAGGCAGAAGGTTGATGTTGTCTATAGCGCCTATCACAACCTTCAAACTCAAACCAATGTGGCCAATGAAGAGAAAGTGTTGCGCGAGTACGTGAAGGGGCACAGGATTCTTGCAAATGTCCCGTGGCATACGGTTGACAATGTGCTGATTCCAGTCAACATACAAAAAGAAATCACTGCATATTGGTTGTGCTTTCATTCAAGGATaggtaattatatatatatatatatatatatatatatatatatatatatatatatatatatatatatatatatatttatatatatattgttaagaTAAGTGTTGGATGTATTTTGAATGAAGATACTGATACCTTTTTCTATGCATATATTTTTGTGTGTTTTGGTATCATTATTTTACGGACCGGCGTCTTTATGTGTACGACTCGTATCAAGCAGCAAGGCATAATGCAGTTGTTAAGGCTGAAGTACAGAAACTTGCTACACTTCTACCACATTTCCTACATATTGGTGGATTCTTCGTAGACCAAAAAGGCATAGATTTGGTCAAAGACCCAGCTTATACGGATAACGCACAAAATGATAGTCTTGAAGTAGTCTATGCTGAAAAACTGCCTCAGCAAGCCAGTAGTAGCATGTAAGTTGTTCATGtatttttttaaagtatttaTGTATTTTTCAACAATTGATAAACTGAATATCAAGCGCAAACATTTTTCAAATACATGTACACATATGTATTTGTAGTTATTATTAAATGTTTTTTGACCTTATCAAAGTGTACAGTATTCTTAATCTTTCTCATACATCTTTTTTCCAAGGATTGTGGTGTTTACGTGGCGTCATTTGCTGAGTATTTGAGCTCGGGTGGAGTGGTTCCTCCTACAGTTGATGCAACGATGATGCGTATAAGATATGGTGCACTCCTATGGGACTACGCAGAACGAAAGGTAGCTGACGATGCTCAAAGTGATAATGAGGTGCCACCAAGACCAATTAGGCCAGCCATAGATTACACATTCGTTGATGCAATCGATGTTTGATTAGTACTGATTTATAACTTTGGATTAAATACCAGATTTGTGACTGGTTTTAAGTGAACCTATTTTGGCACACATTTTTTGGTTTTAGATGTATTTTACAATTTGGTGTCACTCAATTTTCAATTTACCAATCTTTTGCTATTATTACTGCATTCAACGAACCAATTTCATGTATTTTGCCAATATTATTCTACCTTTTATCAATGCCTTGCCTACAGTTAGCTATTTTTAAGGCATTCAAATATATCCAAATACACAAGATACATGTGCAGTTGTATCATATGTTGGATTATGCACTTAACAATCTGGTCACTCAATTTTCAATTTACCAATATTCAGCTATTATTACTGCATTCGTAGGTATCTCAAAATACATCAAGTTGAGTAATTTTGAGTGTATTTAAGTATTTCCAAATACACAACTTACCAAATATACAAGATACATGTGCAGTTTTATCCTATGTTGGATTATGAACTTATCAAGTTGTTACTGCATTCAAATATATCCAAATACACAAGATACATGTGCAGTTTATCCTATGTTGGATTATCAACTTAACAATCCGGTGACACTCAAGTTTCAATTTACCACATTTAGTTAATTACAAATTACATCATTCACACTGTGTATTATTACTGCATTCGTAGATATATCAAAACACATCAAGTTGAGCATTTTTTAATGTATTTAAGTATATCCAAATACACAATTTACCAAATACACTAGATACATGTGCAGTTTTATCCTATGTTGGATTATGAACTTATCAAGTTGTTACTGCAGTCAAATATATTCAAAATACACAAGATACATGTTCAGTTTATCCTATGTTGGATTATCAACTTAACAATCCGGTGTCACTCAATTTTCAATTTATCACAGTCAGTTAATTATAAATTACATCATTCACACAGTGTATTTCATGTATGTTATATTTTCACATGGTCCATTATCCAGAACTAAATAATCTATTTAAACTGACTACCTTTATTCGAATATTGCAAAAAAAACAACGTATTTTTTATAACAAATGCAAATGGctgtaaataaaaaaaaacaatcacTTTTTTCGAGGCTCAAAACTACAAGAACGTCTATTGTGTCCCAGCTGTCCACAAGTGCCGCAAGCATGTCTTTTTTTTACCAATAAGCAATTCCCTTAACGGCTTATCACGCTTCTTCTTCGGCCTACCGGGTGGTTTCTTGTATCTTGGTGGCAAAACTACATCCTCCGAGATGTATGTGGGAATCTTCCCTTCACGCTCACCAGGGAGAGGATTTACAGGTATATCATATGTTTTCATCACAGTCTGTGGTTTGAACAATTCTGAGCAATAATCATCAGCTTttagatttttcttttttaagaCAGCCCAAGCATGTGGGCAAGGAATTTCATCTATTTGAAACATATGACAACTGCAAGTTTTGTTTTTCAAGCAAACAACGAAACGCCTTCCTCCATCATGGACTGTCGGGTACACGTATTCGGCTGATGGTTCCACCTACAAAAGTCATTAGTTGTATTTGTTGAGTATGCagttaaataaatataaatacataaatatgcttttagtcaaatatatataaatacatcctCAAAGGATAAAACCATTATGTCTATGAACATGCTTgacattcaaaaaaaaaaaccaagcaACCGTAGAATTTCAACATCGGATGCAAGCTATCTTAAGATTGGATTTAAAGGATAGGATGTGTAATAAATAAAAGCAAAAAATCAGGAATACTACCTTAATATTGGATAAATACATAAAGGTGCTTTTTAGCCAAATGCATATAAATACATCTTCAGAAGATAAAACCATTATGTTCATGAACATGTTTTACattaaaaacaaaaatcaaatacaTGACAAACAGAATCTGACTAATACAACCAAAATATACCAAATACATCACAAACCTGCAACCGACAATTACAGAAAAATACATCAGATACGATGAAAAAATTTGAGCAGCCAAATACAGTCAAATAAATCACACACAGCTAAAGATAATTGCAGGTCACTAAAGTATATTTTAAATGAATTGAACTTAAACATACCGCCATACGTAAACATAGATACTCATTTATTGACAGCATCTCCTGGAACTTTTTAGAGAGTGTTGTGAACGTGTATGTATCGTTCCTCCGGTTAGTGTAATTCCATCTCCCAAACATCTTCCTAActtcttcaagaaaatcaaaTATAGGCAGTTCTCTTGCCGCTACAAGGTGACGATTGATACACTCTGCTATGTTCGAAGTCATGGTCCATCCTCGGTTAACAGATGCATACACTCTAGCCCACTTTTCTCTTCCAGCTAATTCCAAATACTCTGCCACCCGAATATCTGCCTTAACAACCTTCGCCATCAACTCATCAAATTCTTCCCGTGTGTATGCCTTTGTCATTGCATAAAACACTGGACTCAAAACATCTTTACTCTTCTTGTAATTCTTACATACGTTACCCCACAAATGCCATATGCACGAGTAATGCGGAACATTTGGATAAGTTAGACATACAAC carries:
- the LOC132637193 gene encoding uncharacterized protein LOC132637193 produces the protein MRKSHDNEFLYVFIALYAFIKGFECCRPIMVVDGSHLKTAYNDTFVSASTLDGAGNILPLAYGVIDSENDRSWTLFFERFREAYGVRENMCIVSDRHESINKVVCLTYPNVPHYSCIWHLWGNVCKNYKKSKDVLSPVFYAMTKAYTREEFDELMAKVVKADIRVAEYLELAGREKWARVYASVNRGWTMTSNIAECINRHLVAARELPIFDFLEEVRKMFGRWNYTNRRNDTYTFTTLSKKFQEMLSINEYLCLRMAVEPSAEYVYPTVHDGGRRFVVCLKNKTCSCHMFQIDEIPCPHAWAVLKKKNLKADDYCSELFKPQTVMKTYDIPVNPLPGEREGKIPTYISEDVVLPPRYKKPPGRPKKKRDKPLRELLIGKKKTCLRHLWTAGTQ